Proteins encoded within one genomic window of Thermococcus celer Vu 13 = JCM 8558:
- a CDS encoding putative RNA uridine N3 methyltransferase, with translation MAWHVFIPDSLLEESDDPKIRTYKVGQIARACAIFGVEHVWIYRAGGRDGKFIKTILEYAETPQYLRKRLFPLMPELRYVGVIPPLRTPHHKLKGKPKVGEIREGFAFRRGKRVYADIGLDELATVEGGVEGRATFRIVSVKPLRVIPARPVEYWGYRVHLTGKSLAKTLKKAGLDLSIATSRRGRDVREVKLPPLEGEVGFVFGSPRKGVMELLGEEEYDFDLILNTIPNQRTKTVRTEEAVLATLAVFNLIRRD, from the coding sequence ATGGCCTGGCACGTCTTCATTCCGGATTCGCTCCTCGAGGAAAGCGACGACCCAAAAATCAGGACGTACAAGGTTGGTCAGATAGCCAGGGCCTGCGCGATCTTCGGCGTCGAGCACGTCTGGATATACAGGGCGGGCGGAAGGGACGGGAAGTTCATCAAAACCATCCTCGAGTACGCGGAAACTCCCCAGTACCTCAGGAAGAGGCTGTTCCCCCTGATGCCCGAGCTGAGGTACGTCGGCGTCATCCCGCCGTTGCGGACGCCCCACCACAAGCTCAAGGGAAAGCCGAAGGTCGGGGAGATCCGCGAGGGCTTCGCCTTCAGGAGGGGGAAGCGGGTTTACGCCGACATCGGGCTCGATGAGCTTGCCACGGTCGAGGGGGGCGTGGAAGGGCGCGCAACCTTCCGGATCGTCTCGGTAAAGCCGCTCAGGGTTATACCGGCAAGGCCGGTGGAGTACTGGGGGTACAGGGTGCACCTTACGGGGAAGTCACTGGCAAAAACACTTAAAAAGGCCGGGCTGGACCTGAGCATCGCGACCTCCAGGAGGGGGCGCGACGTTCGGGAGGTGAAGCTTCCCCCGCTCGAGGGGGAGGTCGGATTCGTCTTCGGCTCACCGAGGAAGGGCGTGATGGAGCTCCTCGGCGAGGAGGAATATGACTTTGATCTAATCCTCAACACGATTCCGAATCAGCGGACGAAGACCGTCCGCACCGAGGAGGCCGTACTGGCCACACTCGCGGTGTTTAATCTCATAAGGAGGGATTGA
- a CDS encoding RNA ligase: MVSSGFRATLLKLGLEEERLAVLEGKGGIVEDEFEGIRYVRFRDSARGFRRGTVVFENGDVVPGFPHIKRIVQLENGVRRVFKGEPFYVEEKVDGYNVRVVKVGRRILALTRGGFVCPFTTERILDFVDEGFFRDYPDLVLVGEMAGPESPYIVEGPPYVEGDIRFFLFDIQEKGTGKSLPAEERYDLARKYGIPHVEVFGLYDSSRIDDLRGLIERLSREGREGIVMKSPDMRRIAKYVTPYANVNDVRIGSRIFFDLPHGYFMARIKRLAFYFAERHLRGEEFDEYAKALGKALLGPFVESIHEVASGGEVEEVFTVRVKNIGTAYRMVAHFERLGVRIHIEDIEDLKNGYWRITFKRVYPDATREMRELWNGRAFVD; this comes from the coding sequence ATGGTAAGCTCGGGCTTTAGGGCGACCCTTCTCAAACTCGGCTTGGAGGAGGAGAGGCTGGCGGTTCTTGAGGGAAAGGGTGGGATCGTTGAAGACGAATTCGAAGGCATAAGGTACGTCCGCTTTCGAGATTCCGCCAGGGGTTTCAGGCGCGGGACGGTGGTCTTTGAGAACGGCGACGTTGTTCCCGGCTTTCCCCACATAAAGCGCATCGTTCAGCTGGAGAACGGGGTAAGGAGGGTTTTCAAGGGGGAACCCTTCTACGTGGAGGAAAAGGTGGACGGCTACAACGTCAGGGTCGTTAAGGTGGGAAGGAGAATCCTTGCCTTGACGAGGGGCGGTTTCGTTTGCCCTTTCACGACGGAGAGGATCCTTGATTTCGTTGATGAAGGGTTCTTCAGGGACTACCCTGACCTCGTTCTGGTCGGGGAAATGGCCGGACCCGAGAGTCCGTACATCGTCGAGGGACCGCCCTACGTTGAGGGGGACATCCGGTTTTTCCTCTTCGACATCCAGGAGAAGGGGACGGGAAAAAGCCTTCCCGCGGAGGAGCGTTATGACCTCGCCCGGAAATACGGCATCCCGCACGTTGAGGTATTCGGGCTGTACGATAGTTCCAGAATCGATGACCTGAGGGGGCTCATAGAGAGGCTCAGCCGGGAAGGGCGGGAGGGCATCGTCATGAAGAGCCCCGACATGAGGAGGATAGCGAAGTACGTAACGCCCTACGCCAACGTCAACGACGTCAGAATAGGCTCGCGCATATTCTTTGACCTGCCCCACGGCTATTTCATGGCGAGGATCAAGAGGCTCGCCTTCTATTTTGCGGAGAGGCACCTTCGGGGAGAGGAGTTCGACGAGTACGCGAAGGCCCTTGGAAAAGCCCTGCTGGGGCCATTCGTTGAGAGCATCCACGAAGTTGCCAGCGGTGGCGAAGTTGAGGAGGTATTCACCGTGAGGGTGAAGAACATCGGCACGGCCTACAGGATGGTGGCCCACTTCGAGAGGCTCGGCGTGAGGATCCACATCGAGGACATTGAGGATCTCAAGAACGGCTACTGGAGGATAACCTTCAAAAGGGTTTATCCGGACGCTACGCGCGAGATGAGGGAGCTGTGGAACGGGCGGGCTTTCGTGGATTGA
- a CDS encoding 50S ribosomal protein L16, which yields MGLRPAKIDRDVDKPAYTRREYIRGAPGPKITIFDMGNLSAEFEYEVSLHAEQAMQIRQNALEAIRIQVNRYLQKNVGRSNYHFKIRVYPFQVLRENPMATGRKADRYGNGMRRPFGKPIGLAARVRKDQKIISVWLNESHLKFALGAMHRAKMKLPYSAYYRIYDREGNDVTTKVLSTMKH from the coding sequence ATGGGACTTAGACCGGCCAAGATCGATAGGGACGTTGACAAGCCCGCTTACACGAGGAGGGAATACATACGCGGTGCCCCCGGTCCGAAGATAACCATCTTCGACATGGGCAACCTCTCCGCGGAGTTCGAGTACGAGGTGAGCCTTCACGCCGAGCAGGCCATGCAGATAAGGCAGAACGCCCTCGAGGCCATCCGTATTCAGGTGAACAGGTACCTCCAGAAGAACGTCGGTAGGAGCAACTACCACTTCAAGATAAGGGTCTATCCCTTCCAGGTCCTCAGGGAGAACCCGATGGCCACCGGGAGGAAGGCCGACCGTTACGGAAACGGTATGCGCAGGCCCTTCGGTAAGCCCATAGGACTGGCCGCCCGCGTCAGGAAGGACCAGAAGATAATCAGCGTCTGGCTCAACGAGAGCCACCTCAAGTTCGCCCTCGGAGCCATGCACAGGGCCAAGATGAAGCTGCCCTACAGCGCCTACTACAGGATCTACGACAGGGAGGGCAACGACGTCACCACGAAGGTCCTCTCGACAATGAAGCACTGA
- a CDS encoding MFS transporter: MESRRLVGITLLVLSAFTGTVAFRLATPAVAFYTRDALKASMLSVSIVSMSFVLARAFSSVFGGLMLERSKGLVYVGALAMMGNALAVQLYPLTSTWPQVAGIKLLNGFLNGLSWPMAQFVIAVATPREIRARVTAIYFFSGSLASLLGNYVYAYTINLGLGGQMWISSVFFLLTGMIMVVSYLLLYERITPKRPKSSGGEGPGLDPGKILIIASLMAVIVAFTSGEITYVYVSEALGMGKARTATLIGWTGFLSSLLSYFVSWLADVRSERRMVVFTSLTAALSPLLAAIKTAPTVFLGIFLALFAFQSFRPISRKVLSGYHRSSLAIGGVNGVQNLSTFLGGMLFGVAYSLGEAHWFVTLNLALLAFAPVSLVLMWEGVKLKREVDK, encoded by the coding sequence ATGGAGTCCAGACGTCTCGTTGGAATAACCCTCCTCGTACTCTCCGCCTTCACCGGCACGGTGGCCTTCCGGCTCGCAACTCCGGCGGTGGCGTTCTACACGCGCGATGCCCTGAAAGCTTCGATGCTCTCCGTTTCAATCGTCTCGATGTCGTTCGTTCTCGCGAGGGCCTTTTCCTCGGTCTTCGGCGGGTTGATGCTGGAGAGGAGTAAGGGGCTCGTCTACGTCGGTGCCCTTGCCATGATGGGAAACGCCCTGGCCGTTCAGCTCTACCCCCTTACATCCACGTGGCCCCAGGTGGCCGGAATAAAGCTCCTCAACGGCTTTCTCAACGGTCTGAGCTGGCCAATGGCGCAGTTCGTGATAGCGGTTGCGACGCCGAGGGAGATACGGGCGAGGGTCACCGCGATCTATTTCTTCTCCGGCAGCCTGGCCTCCCTCCTCGGGAACTACGTCTACGCCTACACGATTAACCTCGGGTTAGGCGGCCAGATGTGGATCTCGTCGGTCTTTTTCCTGCTGACGGGGATGATAATGGTGGTCAGCTATCTCCTGCTCTACGAGAGGATAACACCGAAGAGGCCGAAGAGCTCCGGCGGTGAGGGGCCGGGCCTCGATCCGGGGAAGATCCTAATCATCGCCTCGCTGATGGCGGTTATAGTGGCGTTCACCTCCGGCGAGATAACCTACGTCTACGTCTCCGAGGCCCTGGGGATGGGCAAGGCCAGAACCGCAACCCTCATCGGCTGGACTGGTTTTCTATCATCGCTCCTGAGTTACTTCGTCTCCTGGCTGGCGGACGTGAGGAGTGAGAGGCGGATGGTAGTTTTCACCTCCCTCACCGCCGCGCTCTCCCCTCTCCTCGCGGCGATAAAGACGGCTCCAACCGTTTTCCTCGGAATATTCCTGGCCCTCTTCGCCTTCCAGAGCTTCAGGCCCATATCGAGGAAGGTCCTGTCGGGTTACCACCGCTCTTCCCTCGCCATAGGCGGGGTCAATGGCGTTCAGAACCTCTCGACTTTTCTCGGTGGCATGCTCTTTGGCGTTGCCTACTCCCTCGGGGAGGCCCACTGGTTCGTGACGCTCAACCTGGCGTTGCTCGCCTTCGCGCCGGTCTCCCTGGTTCTGATGTGGGAGGGTGTTAAGCTTAAAAGGGAGGTCGATAAGTGA
- a CDS encoding pyridoxal-phosphate-dependent aminotransferase family protein — protein MELNFDMEYEEAYREVYELVKPKYRLFTAGPVACFPEVLAIMSVQMFSHRSAEAKEVHVDTLNRLKAFLEADKGEIILFPSSGTGFMEAAVRNTVPRGGKVLVTTIGAFGDRFRDVVEANGREAVVLRKEPGKAIKPEELDEALKKNPDVVAVTITYNETSTGVLNPLPELAKVVREHDKLLFVDAVSAMGGADIRFDRWGIDLVFASSQKAFGVPPGLAVAAVSERVFEIAERMPERGWYFDLPMYKKFNEKKKGTPSTPPLPQIFGLNVTLRIIEKMGGKREWLGMYVKRSGMIREGVREMGLGILAEPGYESPTITAVVVPEGMKGVDVYNAMRERGFELAKGYGSVAEKTFRIGNMGYMTFEDIEEMLANLREVIEKLRG, from the coding sequence GTGGAGCTCAACTTCGATATGGAGTATGAGGAGGCCTACAGGGAGGTTTACGAGCTCGTCAAGCCGAAGTACAGGCTCTTCACCGCGGGCCCGGTCGCCTGTTTTCCGGAGGTTCTCGCGATAATGAGCGTTCAGATGTTCAGCCACCGCTCGGCCGAGGCGAAGGAGGTTCACGTCGATACCCTCAACAGGCTCAAGGCCTTCCTCGAGGCGGATAAAGGAGAGATAATCCTCTTCCCGAGCTCCGGAACCGGTTTCATGGAGGCGGCGGTCAGGAACACCGTCCCGAGGGGAGGGAAGGTTCTGGTAACCACGATAGGGGCGTTCGGCGACAGGTTCAGGGACGTGGTCGAGGCGAACGGCAGAGAGGCGGTCGTCCTGAGGAAGGAACCAGGAAAGGCCATCAAGCCCGAGGAACTTGACGAGGCTCTCAAAAAGAACCCCGACGTCGTTGCCGTCACGATAACCTACAACGAGACCTCGACGGGCGTGCTCAACCCACTCCCGGAGCTGGCCAAGGTGGTTCGCGAGCACGACAAGCTCCTCTTCGTCGACGCCGTCTCCGCGATGGGCGGCGCCGATATAAGGTTCGATAGGTGGGGAATCGACCTGGTCTTCGCCAGCTCGCAGAAGGCCTTCGGCGTTCCGCCGGGGCTGGCGGTTGCCGCGGTCAGCGAGCGCGTCTTCGAGATAGCCGAGAGGATGCCGGAACGCGGCTGGTACTTCGACCTTCCCATGTATAAGAAGTTCAACGAGAAGAAGAAGGGAACGCCCTCAACCCCACCGCTCCCGCAGATCTTCGGTCTCAACGTCACGCTCAGGATAATCGAGAAGATGGGCGGGAAGAGGGAATGGCTCGGCATGTACGTCAAGAGGAGCGGAATGATACGCGAGGGCGTTAGGGAGATGGGCCTCGGGATCCTGGCCGAACCCGGCTACGAGAGCCCCACCATTACGGCCGTCGTCGTCCCGGAGGGGATGAAGGGCGTCGACGTCTACAACGCCATGCGCGAAAGGGGCTTCGAGCTGGCCAAGGGCTACGGAAGCGTCGCCGAGAAGACCTTCAGGATAGGCAACATGGGCTACATGACCTTCGAGGACATCGAGGAGATGCTGGCGAACCTCAGGGAGGTCATAGAAAAGCTCAGGGGCTGA
- a CDS encoding Flp pilus assembly complex ATPase component TadA, translating into MGVYIFTPEDLIRYGSATPEQLEVLKNAVLSRKDILVVGSSRSGKTKLVEALMHFVPDDWKVAVVTAYGEFKPFKPNIAVIDTRFDSMSLERRTSEVISKIKDLNPDYVVVDTVHTIDVARLFRELIDDYAFIVTSLALTDDIKGEVGHWLGISGETFDKFDVVVELRRDWRTGMKRINRVYEVKNGELRGVV; encoded by the coding sequence ATGGGGGTCTACATATTCACGCCGGAAGACCTGATACGCTACGGTTCGGCCACCCCGGAACAGCTTGAGGTTTTGAAGAACGCGGTTCTCTCCAGGAAGGACATCCTCGTGGTCGGATCCAGCCGCTCGGGTAAGACCAAGCTGGTGGAGGCCCTGATGCACTTCGTACCCGACGACTGGAAGGTGGCGGTTGTAACGGCCTACGGTGAGTTCAAGCCCTTCAAGCCGAACATCGCCGTCATAGACACGCGCTTCGACAGTATGTCCCTGGAGAGGCGCACGTCGGAGGTAATCTCGAAGATCAAGGATTTGAACCCGGATTACGTTGTCGTCGATACCGTTCACACGATTGACGTCGCCCGTCTCTTTCGGGAACTCATAGACGACTACGCCTTCATCGTGACCTCCCTCGCCCTCACGGACGACATAAAGGGGGAGGTTGGCCACTGGCTCGGAATAAGCGGTGAGACCTTCGACAAGTTCGACGTCGTCGTGGAGCTCAGGAGGGACTGGAGAACTGGGATGAAGAGGATAAATCGCGTTTACGAGGTAAAGAACGGGGAGCTGAGGGGGGTCGTTTAG